A stretch of the Panicum virgatum strain AP13 chromosome 9N, P.virgatum_v5, whole genome shotgun sequence genome encodes the following:
- the LOC120688720 gene encoding protein argonaute 12-like — protein sequence MAVRLAVVWNAGGVTINYQSLRATQMGLSLNIDISATAFYKAQPIIDFALECLNIRDASRRLTDQDRIKLKKALKGVRVVATHRHDKTVRYRITGLTAIPMNDLTFDQDGTRVSVVQYFKRQYNYCLKCIHWPCLQAGSDSRPIYLPMEVCNILEGQRYSRKLNERQVTSILRMACERPTQRQSSILEVVSRNNYSNDYCAKEFGIKVTNQLALVDARVLPSPRLKYHDSGREKVCNPLIGQWNMNNKILINGGSIKYWTCVTFASRLHLNDVRMFCNNLVGVCNNMGMQMNGRPCVDIGQVRPDNLEAALRNIHGQSAKVISQQGVTGQQLELLIIVLPDANASVFYGRAKRLCETELGAITQCCLPKNVQKGGQQYLQNLALKINVKVGGRNTVLEDALHRRMHLLTDLPTIIFGADVTHPAPGEDASPSIAAVVASMDWPEVSKYICLVSSQGHREEIITDLFTQVKDPQKGLIHGGMIRELLVSFYRANGKRKPGRIIFYRDGVSEGQFSQVLLYEVDAIRKACASLEEGYLPPVIFIVVQKRHHTRLFPEDHHARDQTDRSGNILPGTVVDTKICHPSGFDFYLCSHAGIQGTSRPTHYHVLFDENNFTADAMQTLTYNLCYTYARCTRSVSIVPPAYYAHLAAFHARHYMDDGLSDQGSSSAASSRPHDHAVLVKQLPKVKENVRQFMFYC from the exons ATGGCGGTGAGATTGGCAGTGGTGTGGAATGCTGGAGGGGTTACTATCAATTATCAAAGTTTACGCGCTACACAGATGGGGTTGTCCCTAAATATTG ATATTTCTGCAACTGCATTTTACAAGGCTCAACCCATTATAGACTTTGCATTGGAGTGTCTCAACATCCGTGATGCTTCAAGGCGGTTGACTGACCAGGATCGCATAAAA CTGAAGAAAGCCCTCAAAGGAGTCCGGGTTGTGGCAACACACCGCCATGATAAAACAGTCCGCTACAGGATTACAGGGCTAACCGCAATTCCCATGAATGATTTAAC GTTTGATCAAGATGGGACAAGGGTTTCAGTTGTCCAGTACTTTAAACGCCAATATAATTACTGTTTGAAATGCATTCACTGGCCATGCCTTCAAGCTGGAAGTGATAGCAGGCCAATATATTTACCCATGGAG GTTTGCAATATACTTGAAGGACAACGCTATTCTAGAAAGCTAAATGAGCGCCAAGTCACGAGCATCCTGAGGATGGCATGCGAGCGACCTACTCAAAGGCAGAGTAGCATTTTAGAG GTAGTTAGTAGGAACAACTACAGTAATGATTATTGTGCCAAGGAATTTGGCATTAAGGTGACAAATCAACTTGCCTTGGTTGATGCTCGTGTGCTGCCATCTCCAAGG CTTAAATACCATGACTCTGGGCGAGAAAAGGTGTGTAATCCATTGATTGGTCAATGGAACATGAACAACAAG ATATTGATCAATGGAGGATCCATTAAGTACTGGACTTGTGTGACTTTTGCTTCTCGCTTGCATCTGAATGATGTCAGGATGTTTTGCAACAACTTGGTCGGTGTGTGCAATAACATGGGCATG CAAATGAATGGGAGACCATGTGTTGACATTGGGCAAGTACGCCCAGATAACTTAGAAGCTGCACTCAGAAATATACATGGACAATCTGCAAAAGTGATTTCTCAACAAGGCGTGACTGGGCAGCAGCTTGAGTTGCTAATCATAGTATTACCAGATGCAAATGCAAGTGTTTTCTATG GAAGGGCAAAACGGCTTTGTGAAACTGAGCTCGGTGCAATAACTCAGTGTTGTCTACCTAAGAATGTTCAGAAAGGTGGCCAACAGTATCTCCAAAACCTGGCCCTTAAAATTAATGTCAAG GTTGGTGGCCGCAACACAGTTCTCGAAGATGCACTGCATAGGAGAATGCATCTGTTAACTGATTTGCCTACAATAATCTTTGGAGCTGATGTTACCCACCCAGCTCCAGGGGAGGATGCATCTCCTTCTATTGCAGCG GTTGTTGCATCAATGGATTGGCCGGAAGTTTCAAAGTACATATGCTTGGTGTCTTCTCAAGGTCATAGGGAAGAG aTCATAACTGATCTTTTCACGCAAGTGAAAGATCCACAAAAGGGACTTATTCATGGTGGAATGATCAG GGAACTTCTCGTGTCGTTCTATAGGGCAAATGGGAAACGCAAACCTGGAAGGATAATTTTTTATCG AGATGGTGTCAGTGAAGGTCAGTTTAGCCAGGTCTTGCTTTATGAAGTGGATGCGATTCGTAAG GCGTGTGCTAGCTTGGAAGAGGGCTACCTGCCTCCAGTTATATTCATTGTGGTGCAAAAGCGGCATCACACACGGCTTTTTCCTGAAGATCATCATGCCCGGGATCAGACAGATCGAAGTGGAAATATTCTGCCAG GAACTGTTGTTGACACAAAGATATGCCATCCAAGTGGATTCGACTTCTACCTATGTAGTCATGCTGGTATTCAG GGAACGAGTCGCCCAACACACTACCATGTTTTGTTTGACGAGAATAATTTCACGGCTGATGCAATGCAGACGTTGACTTACAATCTGTGCTACAC GTATGCGCGATGCACAAGATCGGTTTCTATAG TTCCCCCAGCTTATTACGCACACCTGGCCGCTTTCCATGCGCGCCACTACATGGATGACGGCCTCTCTGACCAGGGATCATCGTCAGCAGCGAGCTCTCGGCCGCACGATCATGCCGTCCTGGTGAAGCAGCTGCCCAAAGTGAAGGAGAACGTCAGGCAGTTCATGTTCTACTGCTGA
- the LOC120692331 gene encoding protein argonaute 12-like, which produces MSSRGGGGGRRGGRSDQGGGRGSAGAGGGRGRGAAAPGTAQRGGHFQPPHTAAGAGRGGYPGVAQGRGQQVSAPTPAEVEALRRQVERTAMVTQAPAAGLREGPSSAPAQRQAPAPGLAPAAAARPQMQANAPGQAAPPATAGSSSSAPPRAPVPGQAPAAAAPSETQRKAPAQATQMALAAPAGRMPPASSKAVVLAPRPGYGTAGRRCRVRANHVQVRLADKEIYHYDVAITPESISRARNRWIIDELVNLHKEYLGGRLPVYDGKKGLFTAGPLPFKAKEFVLMLTNPERANQGEKEYKVAIKDASKIDMYSLQQFLAGRQREMPQEIIQALDIAMRECPSSRYTSISRSFFSSQEFGPGGSLGNGVECWRGYYQSLRPTQMGLSLNIDISATAFYKAQPIIDFVVEYLNVRDTSKRLSDQERIKLKKALKGVRVETTHRRDISIRYKITGLTLAPLNDLTFDQDGTRVSVVQYFRRQYNYSLKYTHWPCLQAGNPTRPTYLPMEVCNIAKGQRYSSKLNEHQVRNILRLACVRPAEREERTLGILKKNNYTSDDYAKEFGIKVNNQLALVDARVLPAPKLKYHDSGKEKLCNPSVGQWNMINKRMVDGGSIKFWACLTFTSHIHPNEIGRFCEDLAMMCNSIGMQMRTQPCVPIKKARQDNVEAAIRDIYDHSAQVLAQQGLTGKQLEFLVIILPDMSGSYGLIKRLCETEVGVITQCCAPRNVKKGGKQLLENLALKINAKVGGRNTVLEAALNRNIPLLTDMPTIVFGADVTHPPPGEGSSPSIAAVVASMDWPQVTKYKCLVSSQGHRVEIIDNLFTEARDSVKGIVRGGMIRDLLISFLKSTGHKPRRIIFYRDGVSEGQFSQVLLYEMDAIRKACASLEEGYLPPVTFVVVQKRHHTRLFPENHRSRDQTDRSGNILPGTVVDTTICHPSEFDFYLCSHSGIQGTSRPAHYHVLFDENGFSADALQTLTYNLCYTYARCTRSVSIVPPAYYAHLGAFRARYYMEEDNSDQGSSTGTSRTYDPSVPVKQLPRIKENVQQFMFYC; this is translated from the exons ATGTCGTCGcgtggcggtggaggcggccggcgcggaggcCGGAGCGACCAGGGAGGGGGCCGTggctccgccggcgccggcggagggcgcggccgtGGCGCCGCGGCACCAGGCACCGCCCAGAGAGGGGGCCACTTCCAGCCCCCACATACGGCAGCCGGGGCCGGGAGAGGTGGCTACCCTGGCGTGGCTCAGGGGCGCGGGCAGCAGGTATCGGCGCCGACGCCTGCGGAGGTTGAGGCGTTGAGGCGCCAGGTGGAGAGGACGGCTATGGTGACACAGGCGCCAGCGGCGGGGCTCCGCGAGGGCCCGTCGTCGGCCCCAGCGCAGAGGCAGGCTCCGGCGCCGGGTCTGGCTCCTGCGGCCGCGGCGCGACCGCAGATGCAAGCGAATGCACCGGgccaggcggcgccgccggcgactgcaggGAGCTCGTCGTCGGCCCCACCAAGGGCACCGGTGCCGGGCCAGGCGCCTGCTGCCGCGGCACCATCGGAGACGCAAAGGAAGGCACCGGCTCAGGCGACACAGATGGCGCTGGCGGCTCCTGCAGGGAGGATGCCTCCCGCGTCTAGCAAGGCGGTGGTGCTCGCCCCGCGGCCGGGGTACGGAACGGCCGGCCGGAGGTGCCGCGTGCGCGCCAATCATGTACAAGTCCGGCTCGCCGACAAGGAGATCTACCACTACGAT GTGGCGATCACTCCCGAATCGATCTCCCGGGCAAGAAACAGATGGATCATCGACGAGCTCGTGAACTTGCACAAGGAGTACTTGGGCGGGCGGCTTCCTGTTTATGATGGAAAGAAAGGCCTGTTCACAGCAGGTCCACtgccattcaaagccaaagaatttgttctcATGCTAACAAACCCTGAGAGAGCAAACCAGGG GGAGAAAGAATACAAGGTGgcgatcaaggacgcctcaaaGATAGATATGTACAGCCTTCAGCAGTTCTTAGCTGGTAGGCAGAGAGAAATGCCGCAGGAGATTATCCAGGCTCTTGATATCGCTATGAGGGAATGCCCATCCTCTAG GTATACATCCATCTCAAGATCATTTTTCTCATCACAAGAATTTGGACCTGGTGGATCGCTCGGAAATGGTGTTGAATGCTGGAGGGGTTACTATCAGAGCCTACGCCCCACACAGATGGGCTTGTCCCTTAATATTG ATATTTCTGCAACAGCATTTTACAAGGCTCAACCCATCATAGACTTTGTAGTAGAGTATCTGAACGTCCGTGATACTTCAAAGCGTTTGTCTGATCAGGAACGCATAAAA CTGAAAAAAGCACTCAAGGGTGTCCGGGTCGAGACCACACATCGCCGTGATATATCCATACGATACAAGATTACAGGGCTAACCTTAGCTCCGTTAAACGATTTGAC GTTTGATCAAGATGGCACAAGGGTATCAGTTGTGCAGTACTTCAGGCGGCAATATAATTACTCACTGAAATACACTCACTGGCCATGCCTTCAAGCTGGCAATCCTACCAGACCGACCTATTTACCTATGGAG GTTTGCAACATAGCTAAGGGACAACGCTACTCGAGTAAGCTGAATGAGCATCAAGTCAGAAATATCTTGAGGTTGGCCTGTGTGCGGCcagcagagagggaggagagaactTTAGGG ATACTCAAGAAGAACAACTATACCTCTGATGATTATGCAAAAGAATTTGGCATCAAGGTGAACAACCAACTTGCTTTGGTTGATGCTCGTGTGCTTCCGGCACCAAAG CTTAAATACCATGACTCTGGAAAAGAAAAGCTTTGTAACCCTTCTGTTGGCCAGTGGAACATGATTAATAAG AGAATGGTTGATGGAGGATCTATCAAATTTTGGGCATGTCTAACTTTTACCTCTCATATCCATCCAAATGAGATCGGAAGGTTTTGCGAGGATCTTGCAATGATGTGCAACAGCATTGGCATG CAAATGAGAACCCAACCCTGTGTACCAATCAAGAAAGCACGCCAAGACAATGTAGAAGCTGCAATCAGAGATATTTATGATCATTCTGCACAAGTGCTTGCTCAGCAAGGTTTAACAGGGAAACAACTTGAGTTTCTCGTTATAATTTTACCCGATATGAGTGGTTCTTATG GGCTGATTAAAAGACTTTGTGAAACTGAGGTTGGTGTAATAACTCAGTGTTGTGCACCTAGGAATGTTAAGAAAGGAGGAAAACAGTTACTTGAAAATCTCGCCCTAAAAATCAATGCTAAG GTTGGAGGAAGGAACACCGTGCTTGAAGCTGCTTTGAACAGGAATATACCACTTCTAACAGACATGCCTACTATAGTCTTCGGAGCTGATGTTACCCATCCACCTCCTGGTGAGGGCTCGTCTCCATCCATTGCAGCG GTCGTTGCATCCATGGATTGGCCGCAAGTTACTAAGTACAAATGCTTGGTGTCTTCACAAGGGCATAGGGTCGAAATCATAGATAATCTTTTCACAGAAGCGAGAGATTCAGTCAAGGGCATTGTCAGAGGTGGAATGATTAG GGATTTGCTTATTTCATTCTTAAAGTCAACTGGCCATAAGCCTAGGAGGATTATATTCTATCG AGATGGTGTTAGTGAGGGGCAGTTCAGCCAAGTCTTGCTTTATGAAATGGATGCAATTCGGAAG GCATGCGCTAGTTTAGAGGAGGGTTATCTTCCCCCAGTCACATTTGTTGTTGTGCAAAAGAGGCATCATACCCGCCTGTTTCCAGAAAATCATCGTTCAAGAGATCAGACAGATAGGAGTGGAAACATTCTACCTG GTACTGTTGTTGACACAACTATCTGCCATcccagcgagtttgattttTACCTGTGCAGCCATTCTGGTATTCAG GGGACAAGCCGCCCAGCACATTATCATGTTCTTTTCGACGAAAATGGGTTCTCTGCTGACGCACTGCAGACCTTGACTTACAATCTGTGCTACAC CTATGCCCGGTGCACTCGTTCAGTCTCTATAG TTCCTCCAGCGTATTATGCGCATCTGGGCGCGTTCCGTGCGCGTTACTACATGGAAGAGGACAATTCCGACCAAGGCTCATCGACGGGGACCTCTCGGACGTATGATCCATCTGTCCCCGTGAAGCAACTCCCCCGGATCAAGGAAAACGTCCAGCAGTTCATGTTCTACTGCTAG